The following proteins are co-located in the Solea senegalensis isolate Sse05_10M linkage group LG12, IFAPA_SoseM_1, whole genome shotgun sequence genome:
- the ids gene encoding iduronate 2-sulfatase: MGDTDRQRFSFDGTLWRDNRERHRHTEMFLLVRVWLLLLFLHTLTLAALARRGRRNVLFIMADDLRPSLGCYGDSVVKSPNIDQLASKSQVFLNTYAQQALCAPSRASMLTSRRPDTTRVYDFNSYWRDQSGNYTTLPQYFKSSGYFTASVGKIFHPGISSNFSDDYPYSWSIPAYHPPSFHYEKKKLCKGDDGKLHVNLLCAVNVTEQPGGTLPDLESTEEAVRLLKSWANNDAPFFLAVGFHKPHIPFRIPQEYLSLYPIENMTLAPDPNVPEFLPPVAYNPWTDIRGRDDVQKLNVSFPYGPIPKDFQLRIRQHYFAAVSYMDAQVGRLLSSLDALGLADDTMVVFTSDHGWSLGEHGEWAKFSNFNVATQVPLMFYVPGITIPRDQLGESTFPFIDILTQPKYRFKNDKVRRNVVELVDVFPTVASMAGLRAPEHCADVSFQEELCTEGDNLAHTFRRRERGKDEEAIAYSQYPRPADTPQVNSDVPDLKDVKVMGYSLRSWDYRYTLWLGYNPKTFQVNVSDVHAGELYILADDPGEDKNIYSDLEQSVVIKKLSTLPRPVTLQRRMKLQLLYLTAGMKMNRGKA; encoded by the exons ATGGGTGACACAGACAGGCAGCGTTTTAGTTTTGACGGTACATTGTGGAGGGACAACAGAGAAAGGCACCGACACACCGAGATGTTCCTACTTGTCCGAGTGTGGcttctcctcctgtttcttcacacactgacacttgCTGCTCTCGCGAGAAGAG GGAGGAGAAATGTCCTCTTCATCATGGCAGATGACCTGAGGCCATCACTGGGCTGCTATGGGGACTCTGTTGTGAAGTCACCAAACATCGACCAGCTGGCATCCAAAAGCCAAGTTTTCCTCAACACATATGCCCAG CAAGCTTTGTGTGCTCCCAGTCGGGCCTCTATGTTAACTAGCCGCAGGCCCGACACAACCAGAGTCTACGACTTCAACTCCTACTGGAGAGATCAGTCTGGAAACTACACCACTCTGCCTCAGTACTTCAAATCCAGTGGGTACTTCACCGCGTCTGTGGGCAAGATTTTTCACCCAG GTATCTCCTCCAACTTTTCGGATGACTACCCTTACAGCTGGTCCATCCCTGCCTATCATCCACCATCATTTCactatgagaaaaaaaag tTATGTAAAGGCGACGATGGTAAACTCCACGTCAACTTACTGTGTGCAGTGAATGTGACGGAGCAGCCTGGGGGAACCCTCCCAGATCTGGAGAGCACAGAGGAGGCTGTGAGGTTACTGAAGAGTTGGGCCAACAACGACGCTCCTTTCTTCTTAGCTGTGGGCTTTCACAAACCCCACATACCCTTCAGGATACCACAG GAGTACTTGAGTCTGTATCCCATAGAGAACATGACCCTGGCTCCTGATCCCAACGTCCCAGAATTCCTTCCTCCTGTTGCATACAACCCATGGACAGACATCCGAGGGAGAGACGATGTCCAGAAGTTAAACGTTAGCTTTCCTTATGGACCAATTCCTAAAGACTTCCAG CTGCGTATTCGTCAGCACTACTTTGCTGCTGTGTCTTACATGGATGCTCAGGTTGGACGTCTGCTCAGTTCCTTAGATGCACTTGGTCTGGCTGATGACACGATGGTGGTGTTCACCTCAGATCATG GTTGGTCATTAGGTGAACATGGTGAATGGGCTAAATTCTCTAATTTTAATGTTGCCACACAAGTCCCTCTTATGTTTTATGTTCCTGGCATTACAATACCTCGTGATCAGCTTGGAGAGTCCACTTTTCCCTTCATCGACATCTTAACCCAGCCAAAGTACCGTTTTAAGA atGACAAAGTGAGAAGAAATGTGGTGGAGTTGGTGGATGTCTTTCCCACAGTCGCTTCCATGGCTGGCCTCAGAGCACCTGAGCATTGTGCTGATGTTTCCTTTCAG GAGGAGCTGTGCACAGAAGGAGACAACCTGGCGCACACTTTCCGACGCAGGGAAAGAGGAAAGGATGAGGAAGCAATAGCTTACAGCCAGTATCCTAGACCTGCTGATACACCACAG gtgaACTCTGACGTTCCTGACCTTAAAGACGTGAAGGTCATGGGTTACTCTCTACGCTCCTGGGATTATAGATACACTCTATGGCTGGGATACAACCCAAAAACATTTCAG GTGAACGTGTCTGACGTCCATGCTGGAGAGTTGTACATTTTAGCAGACGACCCTGGAGAGGACAAGAACATCTACAGTGACCTGGAACAAAGTGTGGTAATAAAGAAACTGTCCACTCTGCCTCGT CCTGTGACTCTGCAGAGGAGAATGAAGCTGCAGCTCCTCTACCTCACAGCAGGGATGAAAATGAACCGGGGGAAGGCGTGA